One segment of Brassica napus cultivar Da-Ae chromosome C3, Da-Ae, whole genome shotgun sequence DNA contains the following:
- the LOC106365509 gene encoding uncharacterized protein LOC106365509, with translation MTDNIFKGLPPPSSQQQELSNSSNPNESKDESRSPAPTLVLKSSLKRSKPAESAPNVSDYVFELKKQNFDVVLTDLTKRSNLTAPPALKSALKLTSLRCSKLQCHPNLTLCAVLGGLPSKTPCIDRLVRADYHALFSAAQDVAECNKDCASVLQRELLESNVPDTTKSMDLISSLPHQTLVMYTPGQSPLPSETQSAEFYKTASSMLRGAGYEHYEVSSYSKDGFKCKHKPFYAFGLGSASYVGGLRFSRPRKLKEYTNYVADLENGAANWCGDGSVDLKDVAPDVIMLSFRTSKGLELKGVWR, from the exons atgaCGGACAATATCTTCAAAGGTCTACCTCCTCCGTCTTCTCAACAGCAAGAGCTTTCGAATTCTTCAAATCCAAACGAGTCGAAAGATGAAAGTCGCTCCCCAGCTCCGACTCTGGTTCTCAAGAGCTCCCTGAAGCGATCTAAACCAGCAGAATCTGCACCCAATGTCTCAG ATTACGTCTTTGAacttaaaaaacaaaactttgatgTTGTTTTGACTGATCTTACTAAACGCTCAAATCTCACAGCTCCTCCTGCTCTCAAGAGCGCACTTAAGC TTACCTCATTGCGATGCTCGAAGCTGCAATGTCATCCCAACCTTACTCTATGTGCTGTCCTGGGTGGGCTGCCATCGAAAACTCCTTGTATTGATCGCTTGGTTAGAGCAGACTATCATGCTTTGTTCTCAGCAGCTCAAGATGTCGCCGAG TGTAATAAAGATTGTGCTTCAGTTCTGCAAAGAGAACTCCTTGAATCAAACGTTCCAGACACTACAAAGAGTATGGATCTTATATCTTCTTTGCCTCACCAGACTTTGGTGAT GTACACTCCAGGCCAGTCTCCTCTTCCTTCAGAAACCCAATCAGCAGAGTTTTACAAAACAGCCTCATCGATGCTCCGTGGTGCAGGTTATGAGCACTATGAAGTCAGCAGTTACTCGAAAGACGGGTTCAAGTGCAAACACAAACCCTTCTATGCATTCGGTTTGGGTTCGGCGAGTTACGTTGGTGGGTTGAGGTTTTCAAGGCCAAGGAAGCTTAAGGAATACACAAACTACGTCGCCGACTTGGAGAACGGCGCAGCCAACTGGTGTGGAGACGGTAGTGTTGATCTCAAGGATGTTGCCCCAGATGTTATAATGCTATCTTTCAGAACATCTAAAGGGCTTGAACTTAAAGGAGTTTGGAGGTAG
- the LOC106379137 gene encoding protein LAX PANICLE 2, producing the protein MVRDAESSTTLLLSCGFSSSFAFMRLLQRAHHFSAVSEDDDNEDIRLGSDHQVKDKHHQVCRRDRSFMADQEEPRSTTSRLSSKEDDDNNKNNTINNEAEDHEMRQEGWLRLSTGHEDDVKLNIDHVQQHQTDPADRRDSFLELNLFSGGSNREEGVGLTSMSSLLHHQHQPRGMMINPLMFPTRPDQEMIGSWAAAFKTPFVPQNLVQPSSSSASLMPLLRPYFGRSNFQQQLIGNNNNNPDALAGPSSSFRVIDPSRRPHSGVWFLLQASQNQTREPFLPQIPKSYLRIKDGNMTVRLLKKYLVNKLRLEHESQVEIRCRGQELEQVLTLQHVRDTIWRGSRESSSTISQNLTLLPNSSTSDHLMVLHYGRSTLS; encoded by the exons ATGGTTCGTGATGCTGAATCCTCCACAACGCTTCTTCTTTCATGTGGGTTTTCTAGTAGTTTCGCTTTTATGAGGTTATTACAAAGGGCTCATCACTTCTCTGCCGTCTCTGAGGACGACGACAACGAAGACATTCGCTTAGGATCTGATCATCAAGTAAAAGATAAACATCACCAAGTTTGTAGGAGAGATCGTAGTTTCATGGCCGATCAAGAAGAGCCGAGGAGTACAACTTCTAGGTTAAGCTCCAAGGAAGACGACGACAACAACAAGAATAATACCATCAACAATGAAGCGGAAGATCATGAGATGAGACAAGAAGGGTGGCTCCGGTTAAGCACTGGCCACGAGGATGATGTTAAACTGAATATTGACCATGTGCAACAACATCAAACCGATCCAGCGGATAGGAGAGACTCTTTTCTAGAGCTTAATCTTTTCTCTGGCGGTTCAAATAGAGAAGAAGGAGTTGGTCTTACATCAATGTCATCTCTCTTACATCATCAGCATCAGCCAAGAGGGATGATGATTAATCCATTGATGTTCCCTACCAGGCCTGATCAGGAGATGATTGGTTCTTGGGCGGCTGCCTTTAAAACGCCTTTTGTCCCACAAAACCTAGTgcaaccatcatcatcatctgctTCTTTGATGCCGTTGCTAAGACCCTACTTTGGCCGCTCCAATTTTCAGCAGCAGTTAATAgggaataataataataatccgGATGCGTTGGCTGGTCCAAGCTCAAGTTTTCGAGTCATTGATCCTTCTAGACGACCCCATTCCGGCGTTTGGTTCCTCCTTCAAGCTTCTCAAAACCA GACAAGAGAACCATTCTTGCCTCAGATCCCCAAGAGCTACTTGCGAATCAA GGACGGGAATATGACTGTTCGactattgaaaaaatatttggtGAATAAGTTGCGATTAGAGCACGAATCCCAg GTAGAGATAAGATGCAGAGGGCAAGAACTGGAGCAAGTGTTGACACTACAACACGTGAGAGATACAATATGGAGAGGAAGCAGAGAAAGTTCTTCTACTATTTCACAAAACCTTACTTTGCTTCCAAATTCATCTACCTCTGATCATCTCATGGTCCTCCATTATGGTAGGAGTACTCTTTCTTAA
- the LOC106379152 gene encoding inactive leucine-rich repeat receptor-like protein kinase CORYNE has product MEQRRRSNTIYLLLLFFFLVFTSRTNTSASCRRRTVKHLSTTPPSSTPLQSSITSKVIVFSIASGILIGLVSALVLAFLVRCIVKYMQQTPILKGPVVFSPELTPKSLYGALGNGIQLLGSGPNGKYHKVVLDNGLVVAVKRLCSPEASGSSTSRNSVKRRLQKELELLAILRHMNLMSLRAYVPESNEFSLVYDYMPNGSLEDVMTKVRAKELELGWEVRLRVAVGIVQGLQYLHFSCDHQVLHYNLKPTNVMLDSEFEPRLADCGLAKIMAASHTGLSCYSAPESSQSNRYTDKSDIFSFGMILGLLLTGRDPTQPFCVDGASGGSLGQWLKHLQQSGEAREALDKSILGEEVEEDEMLMALRITIICLSDFPADRPSSDELVHMLTQIHSF; this is encoded by the exons ATggagcaaagaagaagaagcaacacTATCTATCTCCtcctcttattcttcttcttagtCTTCACTTCAAGAACAAACACAAGCGCAAGTTGTCGGCGGAGAACAGTGAAACACTTATCCACAACTCCACCTTCATCTACACCACTCCAGTCCAGTATCACTTCCAAGGTTATAGTATTCAGCATCGCTTCAGGGATCTTAATCGGGTTGGTCTCTGCCTTAGTCTTAGCTTTCTTGGTCCGTTGCATCGTCAAATACATGCAACAAACGCCAATTCTCAAAGGTCCTGTAGTTTTTTCCCCTGAGCTTACACCCAAGTCTCTTTATGGAGCCCTTGGTAATGGTATTCAGTTGCTTGGCTCAGGCCCTAACGGTAAATACCACAAAGTTGTACTTGATAATGGTCTAGTGGTTGCAGTTAAGAGACTATGCTCACCAGAAGCAAGTGGTAGTAGTACTAGTCGCAACTCAGTTAAGAGAAGGTTGCAGAAGGAACTTGAGCTTCTTGCTATCTTAAGGCACATGAACCTTATGAGTCTAAGAGCTTATGTTCCTGAATCCAATGAGTTCTCTCTCGTCTATGATTACATGCCGAATGGTAGTCTTGAGGATGTGATGACTAAGGTTAGGGCTAAAGAGCTAGAGCTAGGATGGGAAGTTAGGCTAAGAGTTGCTGTTGGAATTGTTCAAGGGCTTCAGTATCTACATTTCAGCTGTGATCATCAAGTTCTTCATTATAACTTGAAACCTACAAATGTGATGCTGGACTCTGAGTTTGAGCCGAGGCTTGCTGATTGCGGATTGGCCAAGATCATGGCTGCTTCACACACAGGATTGTCTTGCTACTCTGCTCCTGAGTCTTCACAAAGTAACAG ATATACAGACAAAAGCGACATATTCAGCTTTGGGATGATCTTGGGTCTTCTTTTAACTGGAAGAGACCCGACACAACCTTTTTGTGTAGATGGTGCAAGTGGAGGCAGCTTAGGACAGTGGCTGAAGCATTTGCAGCAGTCTGGGGAAGCACGAGAAGCATTAGATAAGAGTATTCTTGGAGAGGAAGTGGAAGAAGATGAGATGTTAATGGCATTACGAATCACCATCATCTGCCTTTCTGACTTTCCAGCAGACCGGCCTTCGAGTGATGAGCTTGTCCACATGCTTACACAAATTCACAGCTTTTAG
- the LOC106454828 gene encoding ADP-ribosylation factor GTPase-activating protein AGD3-like: MHFTKLDDSPMFRKQLQSMEESAEILRERSLKFYKGCRKYTEGLGEAYDGDIAFASALETFGGGHNDPISVAFGGPVMTKFTIALREIGTYKEVLRSQVEHILNDRLLQFANMDLHEVKEARKRFDKASLTYDQAREKFLSLRKGTRSDVAAALEQELHTSRSMFEQARFNLVTTLSNVEAKKRFEFLEAVSGTMDAHLRYFKQGYELLHQMEPYINQVLTYAKQSRERSNYEQAALDEKMQEFKRQVDRESRFGSNGSNGSPNGDGIQAIGRSSHKMIDAVMQSAARGKVQTIRQGYLSKRSSNLRGDWKRRFFVLDSRGMLYYYRKQCSKPSGASSQLSGQRNSSELGSGLLSRWLSSNNHGGVHDEKSVARHTVNLLTSTIKVDADQSDLRFCFRIISPSKNYTLQAESALDQMDWIEKITGVIASLLSSQVPERCLFGSPMGSGHHRSASESSSYESSEYDIPNTEEFVCERSFLGYNERPSRNFQPQRSIRKGEKPIDVLKKVSGNDKCADCGAPEPDWASLNLGVLVCIECSGVHRNLGVHISKVRSLTLDVKVWEPSVITLFQALGNTFANTVWEELLHSRSAFHVEPGLTGSDKSRVMVTGKPSYADMISIKEKYIQAKYAEKLFVRRSRYCDFPQSVAQQMWDAVSGNDKKAVYRLIVNGEADVNSVYDGQSSSTSSLTLSRVMLIPEKPPTREDVLLRLRNELLDRTSSGCCSSSIPPEETGGGCSLLHCACEKADIGMVELLLQYGANVNAKDSSGQTPLHCSILRGKAVVARLLLTRGADPEAVNGEGKTALDIAAESKFTNAEVLALLSEAANGYNHRQ; encoded by the exons ATGCATTTCACCAAGCTTGATGACTCTCCCATGTTCCGCAAACAG TTACAAAGCATGGAGGAGAGTGCAGAAATATTGAGGGAAAGAAGTCTCAAGTTTTACAAAGGCTGCCGGAAATACAC ggaaGGGTTAGGAGAGGCGTATGATGGAGACATTGCTTTTGCTAGTGCGCTTGAAACATTTGGTGGAGGCCATAATGATCCTATTAGTGTGGCCTTTGGAG GACCTGTAATGACGAAATTTACCATTGCGTTGAGGGAGATTGGGACTTATAAGGAGGTTCTTCGCTCACAG GTGGAACATATACTGAATGACAGATTACTTCAATTTGCCAATATGGACTTGCATGAGGTTAAG GAAGCTCGGAAGCGCTTTGACAAGGCTAGTCTTACCTATGATCAG GCCCGTGAGAAGTTTCTTTCGTTGAGGAAAGGTACAAGAAGTGACGTTGCTGCTGCTTTAGAACAG GAACTTCACACTTCGAGGTCTATGTTTGAGCAAGCTCGGTTCAACCTT GTGACTACTCTTTCAAATGTTGAAGCTAAGAAAAGGTTTGAATTTTTAGAAGCAGTCAGTGGAACTATGGATGCACATCTTAGGTACTTTAAACAG GGTTATGAGTTACTTCATCAGATGGAACCATATATCAATCAG GTCTTGACCTATGCAAAACAGTCTAGAGAAAGATCAAACTATGAACAAGCAGCACTCGACGAAAAGATGCAGGAGTTCAAAAGACAAGTTGATCGAGAGAGCAGGTTTGGTTCAAACGGTTCCAATGGATCCCCAAATGGAGATGGCATACAAGCCATTGGTAGAAGCTCTCACAAAATGATAGACGCTGTAATGCAATCTGCTGCAAGGGGAAAG GTGCAAACAATACGTCAAGGTTATCTCTCTAAACGTTCTTCAAACCTGAGAGGAGACTGGAAACGACGGTTTTTTGTTCTTGACAGCCGGGGAATGCTGTACTATTACAGAAAGCAATGTAGCAAACCATCT GGTGCTAGCAGCCAGCTTTCTGGACAGAGAAACAGCTCAGAGCTTGGGTCTGGACTTCTCAGTAGGTGGCTCTCGTCTAATAATCATGGTGGAGTTCATGATGAGAAGTCTGTAGCTCGTCATACAGTGAACTTGCTTACCTCAACTATTAAAGTCGACGCTGATCAGTCAGATCTGAGGTTTTGCTTTAGGATCATTTCACCTTCAAAAAACTACACATTGCAG GCTGAGAGTGCACTAGACCAAATGGATTGGATAGAAAAGATCACTGGAGTTATTGCATCACTACTTAGCTCTCAGGTCCCTGAACGG TGTCTCTTTGGTAGTCCCATGGGAAGTGGCCACCACCGGTCCGCTAGTGAAAGCAGCTCATACGAAAGCTCTGAGTATGACATTCCTAACACTGAAGAGTTTGTATGTGAGAGGAGCTTTTTGGGGTACAATGAAAGGCCATCAAGAAACTTCCAGCCACAACGGTCCATTAGAAAGGGTGAGAAGCCCATTGACGTTCTGAAAAAAGTCTCTGGGAATGACAAATGTGCAGATTGTGGAGCTCCGGAACCAGACTGGGCTTCTTTAAATCTAGGGGTTCTTGTCTGTATAGAATGTTCTGGTGTTCACAGAAACCTTGGTGTGCATATATCTAAG GTTAGATCACTCACACTTGACGTGAAAGTATGGGAGCCTTCCGTTATAACTTTGTTCCAAGCTCTTGGAAACACATTTGCAAACACAGTCTGGGAGGAGTTGCTTCATTCAAGGAGCGCCTTCCACGTTGAGCCAGGCTTAACAGG GTCTGATAAATCAAGGGTCATGGTCACTGGGAAACCAAGCTATGCTGATATGATATCTATCAAGGAGAAGTATATACAAGCTAAG TATGCTGAGAAGCTTTTTGTTCGGAGATCGAGATACTGTGACTTCCCACAATCAGTTGCACAACAGATGTGGGATGCAGTGAGTGGCAACGATAAGAAGGCAGTTTACAGGCTTATTGTAAACGGTGAAGCGGATGTGAACTCAGTGTATGATGGCCAATCATCTTCCACCTCTTCGTTAACGCTTTCAAGAGTAATGTTAATACCGGAGAAGCCACCAACGCGCGAGGACGTGCTACTCAGATTAAGAAACGAGTTACTCGATAGAACCTCTTCAGGCTGTTGTTCTTCGAGTATTCCTCCTGAGGAAACTGGAGGAGGTTGTTCTCTGCTTCACTGTGCTTGTGAGAAGGCAGACATTGGGATGGTGGAGCTTTTGCTGCAGTACGGTGCAAATGTGAACGCTAAAGATTCAAGTGGTCAAACGCCGCTGCACTGTTCTATTCTCAGAGGCAAAGCGGTAGTAGCAAGACTGCTTCTCACGAG GGGAGCAGACCCGGAAGCTGTTAATGGAGAAGGAAAAACAGCTCTTGACATTGCTGCGGAGTCGAAGTTTACTAATGCAGAAGTCTTGGCTCTCCTTTCAGAAGCTGCAAACGGTTACAATCACAGACAGTGA